A section of the Pseudomonas sp. FP453 genome encodes:
- a CDS encoding amidohydrolase, giving the protein MNADLILFNGQFHTVDRENPRATAVAIHQGRFVAVGTDGEAMALRGSGTQVIDLKGRTVIPGLNDSHLHLIRGGLNYNLELRWEGVPSLADALRMLKDQGDRTPTPQWVRVVGGWNEFQFAEKRMPTLDELNQAAPDTPVFVLHLYDRALLNRAALRVAGYTKDTPNPPGGEIVRDSNGNPTGMLVARPNAMILYSTLAKGPKLPLEYQVNSTRQFMRELNRLGLTSAIDAGGGFQNYPDDYAVIEQLAKDEQLTVRIAYNLFTQKPKEELSDFKNWTGSVTLHQGDDYLRHNGAGEMLVFSAADFEDFLEPRPDLPLTMEQELEPVVRHLVEQRWPFRLHATYDESISRMLDVFEKVNRDIPFNGLPWFFDHAETITPKNIERVRALGGGIAIQDRMAFQGEYFVERYGAKAAEATPPIKRMLAEGVPVGAGTDATRVSSYNPWTSLYWMVSGRTVGGLELHAEGLPRLTALELFTHGSAWFSSEQGKKGQIKVGQLADVAALSADFFSVDEEAIKWIESVLTVVGGKVVYGAGDFEDYAPPRVPVLPDWSPVVKVPGHWRPSSPLQAQVHQCSGPCGVHVHSHEKARLSSVPVSDFQGFWGAFGCSCFAF; this is encoded by the coding sequence ATGAACGCCGACCTGATTCTGTTCAATGGCCAGTTCCACACCGTGGACCGGGAAAACCCGCGCGCCACCGCCGTCGCCATCCACCAGGGCCGCTTTGTTGCCGTCGGCACCGACGGTGAAGCCATGGCCCTGCGCGGCAGCGGCACCCAGGTCATCGACCTCAAGGGCCGCACCGTGATCCCCGGCCTCAATGACTCGCACCTGCACCTGATCCGTGGCGGCTTGAACTACAACCTGGAACTGCGCTGGGAAGGCGTGCCGTCCCTGGCCGATGCGTTGCGCATGCTCAAGGACCAGGGCGACCGCACCCCGACGCCGCAATGGGTGCGCGTGGTCGGTGGCTGGAACGAATTCCAGTTCGCCGAAAAACGCATGCCGACCCTGGACGAATTGAACCAGGCCGCGCCAGATACCCCGGTGTTCGTCCTGCACCTGTACGACCGCGCCTTGCTCAACCGCGCCGCCTTGCGCGTCGCCGGCTACACCAAGGACACGCCGAACCCGCCGGGCGGCGAGATCGTGCGTGACAGCAACGGCAACCCCACCGGCATGCTGGTGGCGCGCCCCAACGCGATGATCCTGTATTCGACCCTCGCCAAAGGCCCGAAACTGCCGCTGGAATACCAGGTCAACTCGACCCGCCAGTTCATGCGTGAACTCAATCGCCTCGGCCTGACCAGCGCCATCGATGCCGGCGGTGGTTTCCAGAACTACCCCGATGACTACGCGGTGATCGAGCAACTGGCCAAGGACGAACAGTTGACGGTGCGCATCGCCTACAACCTGTTCACCCAGAAGCCCAAGGAAGAACTCAGCGACTTCAAGAACTGGACTGGCAGCGTCACCCTGCACCAGGGCGATGACTACCTGCGCCACAACGGCGCCGGCGAGATGCTGGTGTTCTCGGCCGCCGACTTCGAAGACTTCCTCGAGCCGCGCCCGGACCTGCCGCTGACCATGGAGCAGGAGCTGGAACCGGTGGTGCGCCACCTGGTGGAGCAGCGCTGGCCGTTCCGCCTGCATGCCACGTATGACGAGTCCATCTCGCGCATGCTCGACGTGTTCGAGAAGGTCAACCGCGACATTCCATTCAATGGCCTGCCGTGGTTCTTCGACCACGCGGAAACCATCACGCCGAAAAACATCGAGCGTGTGCGTGCCCTTGGCGGCGGTATTGCGATCCAGGACCGCATGGCATTCCAGGGCGAATACTTCGTCGAGCGCTACGGCGCCAAGGCGGCCGAAGCCACGCCGCCGATCAAGCGCATGCTCGCCGAAGGCGTGCCGGTCGGGGCGGGCACCGACGCCACGCGGGTGTCGAGCTACAACCCGTGGACCTCGCTGTACTGGATGGTCAGCGGCCGCACCGTCGGCGGCCTGGAGCTGCACGCCGAAGGCTTGCCGCGCCTCACCGCGCTGGAACTCTTCACCCATGGCAGCGCCTGGTTCTCGTCCGAGCAGGGCAAGAAAGGCCAGATCAAGGTCGGCCAATTGGCGGACGTCGCCGCACTGTCGGCGGACTTTTTCAGTGTCGATGAAGAAGCCATCAAGTGGATCGAATCGGTACTGACCGTGGTCGGCGGCAAGGTGGTCTACGGCGCCGGCGACTTCGAAGACTACGCCCCACCGCGGGTGCCGGTGCTGCCGGACTGGTCGCCGGTGGTCAAGGTGCCGGGTCACTGGCGTCCAAGTTCGCCGTTGCAGGCGCAAGTCCACCAATGCAGCGGCCCCTGCGGCGTGCATGTCCACAGCCACGAAAAGGCACGGCTTTCCAGCGTGCCGGTCAGCGACTTCCAGGGCTTCTGGGGCGCGTTTGGCTGTTCCTGCTTTGCTTTCTGA
- a CDS encoding antibiotic biosynthesis monooxygenase, with protein MDPTPKTSPDEVVTLVVKHLIKPGHEANYEAWLRRIVRIAGERPGHLGVDVVRSKQNHLALFTCVLRYRSTDALERWLDSPERNDLIAEAAPMLADGDNTEIGAVNEFWFNPETEHAAKPPRWKQAVVTLFVILPLTLLIPIIWGPVLRLHPFLSNYVVATFLITLTIVLLVVYLLMPAATRLFAPWLEASVKETL; from the coding sequence ATGGACCCAACACCCAAAACCAGCCCCGACGAAGTCGTCACCCTGGTCGTCAAACACCTCATCAAACCCGGCCACGAAGCCAATTACGAAGCCTGGCTGCGCCGCATCGTGCGCATCGCCGGCGAACGCCCCGGCCACCTCGGCGTGGACGTCGTACGCAGCAAACAAAACCACCTCGCGCTGTTCACCTGCGTCCTGCGCTACCGCTCCACCGATGCCCTGGAACGCTGGCTCGACTCCCCCGAACGCAACGACCTGATCGCCGAAGCCGCCCCCATGCTCGCCGACGGCGACAACACCGAAATCGGCGCCGTCAACGAGTTCTGGTTCAACCCCGAAACCGAACACGCCGCCAAGCCGCCACGCTGGAAGCAAGCCGTGGTCACCCTGTTCGTGATCCTGCCCCTGACCCTGCTGATCCCGATCATCTGGGGCCCGGTGCTGCGCCTGCACCCGTTTCTCTCCAACTACGTGGTCGCCACTTTCCTGATCACCCTGACCATCGTCCTGCTGGTGGTCTACCTGCTGATGCCGGCCGCCACCCGCCTGTTCGCTCCCTGGCTTGAAGCCTCTGTAAAGGAAACCCTATGA
- a CDS encoding GGDEF domain-containing protein: MFSVLKPHRWKLSLLLIAANLGLILHLACGELKSFSEWVWLDIFGEGGSALLALVWLGLVLKSRPAGRVTNYLALGLSCIFFSWWIDSLDEFIRLPDSITWDHWLESGPMPVGMILLTIGIYHWHREQLAISAQMEKRERLFREHRLFDKLTPLAGADYLKRQLADSLRDSQEQQQPLSLLALDLDNFAAINQAYGHAEGDAVLQALSHVLLLNLRRQDLLCRLAGDRFVVLLPNTGERQAQLLALELQQTVRALAHKTRLQGERLQLAATTAVVMALDEAPQDLLKRLNLALARAKQPLAKSA, from the coding sequence ATGTTCTCCGTGCTCAAACCCCACCGCTGGAAACTCTCCCTGCTGCTGATCGCCGCCAACCTCGGGCTGATCCTGCACCTGGCCTGTGGCGAGTTGAAAAGCTTCAGCGAATGGGTGTGGCTGGACATCTTCGGCGAAGGCGGCTCCGCCCTGCTCGCCCTGGTGTGGCTCGGCCTGGTGCTGAAAAGCCGTCCCGCCGGGCGCGTCACCAACTACCTGGCATTGGGCCTGTCGTGCATCTTTTTCTCGTGGTGGATCGACAGCCTCGACGAGTTCATCCGCCTGCCCGACAGCATCACCTGGGACCACTGGCTCGAGTCCGGGCCGATGCCGGTGGGCATGATTTTGCTGACCATCGGCATCTACCACTGGCACCGCGAACAACTGGCGATCAGTGCGCAGATGGAGAAACGCGAGCGGCTGTTCCGCGAGCATCGCCTGTTCGACAAACTCACGCCCCTGGCCGGCGCCGACTACCTCAAGCGCCAGCTCGCCGACAGCCTGCGTGACAGCCAGGAGCAGCAGCAACCGCTGTCGCTGCTGGCCCTGGACCTGGACAACTTCGCCGCCATCAACCAGGCCTATGGGCATGCCGAAGGCGATGCGGTGTTGCAAGCCCTCAGCCATGTGCTGTTGCTGAACCTGCGCCGTCAGGATTTGCTCTGCCGCCTGGCCGGCGACCGCTTCGTGGTGCTGCTGCCCAACACCGGCGAACGCCAGGCCCAGCTACTTGCGCTGGAGCTGCAACAGACCGTGCGCGCCCTCGCCCACAAGACCCGGCTGCAAGGCGAACGCCTGCAACTGGCGGCGACCACCGCCGTGGTCATGGCCCTGGACGAGGCGCCGCAGGATTTACTCAAGCGCCTCAACCTGGCGCTGGCCCGCGCCAAGCAACCGCTTGCGAAAAGCGCCTGA
- a CDS encoding AraC family transcriptional regulator yields MAVKTDWYEADSRFIPGHYQPATLIDLALSRDIDSHRLLRGTGLFHEDILAGTARLSPQQFLGLIGNSRKLLDADDSSFLFGQRLLPGYYGAASHALGHAQNLHQALDILIQQQVLLSPLVTLQLALDEHHAYLYWLDSCGAGEHWRFLLEASMTSLVAMSQWLSGERLPWVASFSHAEPRYVEQYWVHLGEDTRFERPLDMLCIPREYLTRTWPGASVTAGQVARQQAREQIEQLGFAASFLDCLDDYLRDLVRQPPSLEQAAQAFAMSPATLKRKLHKHDTGFQQQVDRVRKQVALHLYQVKGYSNEEVAAYLNFNDAANFRRAFKRWTGSTPNLIRQLFNSR; encoded by the coding sequence ATGGCGGTGAAAACCGACTGGTATGAAGCCGACAGCCGCTTCATCCCGGGGCATTACCAACCCGCCACCCTGATCGACCTGGCGTTGTCGCGGGACATCGACAGCCATCGCCTGCTGCGCGGCACCGGGCTGTTTCATGAGGACATCCTGGCGGGCACTGCGCGGCTGAGCCCACAGCAGTTCCTCGGCCTGATCGGCAACAGCCGCAAACTGCTGGATGCCGACGACAGCAGCTTCCTGTTCGGCCAACGCTTGCTGCCCGGCTACTACGGCGCGGCCAGCCATGCCTTGGGCCACGCGCAGAACCTGCATCAGGCGCTGGACATCCTGATCCAGCAGCAAGTGCTGCTCAGCCCGCTGGTCACCCTGCAATTGGCGCTGGATGAGCACCACGCCTACCTGTATTGGCTGGACAGTTGTGGTGCCGGCGAACACTGGCGTTTCCTGCTCGAAGCCAGCATGACCTCGCTGGTTGCCATGAGCCAATGGCTCAGCGGTGAACGCCTGCCGTGGGTGGCCAGTTTCAGCCATGCCGAGCCGCGTTATGTCGAGCAGTACTGGGTGCACCTGGGCGAAGACACGCGCTTCGAACGCCCGCTGGACATGCTCTGCATCCCCCGCGAATACCTCACCCGCACGTGGCCGGGCGCGTCCGTCACGGCTGGGCAGGTCGCGCGCCAGCAGGCCCGTGAGCAGATCGAACAGTTGGGCTTTGCCGCCAGCTTTCTCGATTGCCTCGACGACTACCTGCGCGACCTGGTGCGCCAACCGCCGAGCCTGGAACAGGCAGCGCAGGCGTTCGCCATGAGCCCGGCGACCCTCAAGCGCAAGCTGCACAAGCACGACACCGGGTTTCAGCAGCAAGTGGACCGGGTGCGCAAGCAGGTGGCGTTGCACCTGTACCAGGTCAAGGGCTACAGCAATGAGGAAGTGGCGGCGTACTTGAATTTCAACGATGCGGCGAACTTCCGTCGCGCGTTCAAACGCTGGACCGGCAGCACACCCAACCTGATCCGCCAGCTGTTCAACAGCCGCTAG
- a CDS encoding LysR family transcriptional regulator, translated as MNRNDLRRVDMNLLVIFEALMFEKNLTRVAEKLFMGQPAVSAALGRLRDLFDDPLLLRNGRGMEPTPRAVAILKELQPAMDIISGAVSRAKDFDPSTSCAVFRIGLSDDAEFGLFPPLLSQLREEAPGIVVVVRRANYLLMSALLASGEISVGVSYTTELPANAKRKKLRDIPCKVLRGDGGEAPLTLDDYCERPHAMVSFSGDLSGNIDLDLARIGRARRVVLAVPQFSGLRALLAGTQIIATVPDYAACALTEGSALRAEDPPFAIEAAELSMVWSGVHDNDPAERWLRGRIGEHMSRVL; from the coding sequence ATGAACCGCAACGACCTGCGCCGCGTCGATATGAACCTGTTGGTGATTTTCGAAGCGCTGATGTTCGAGAAGAACCTGACCCGGGTCGCCGAAAAACTCTTCATGGGCCAACCGGCGGTGAGTGCGGCACTGGGGCGCTTGCGCGATCTGTTCGACGACCCGTTGCTGCTGCGCAACGGGCGGGGCATGGAGCCCACGCCACGCGCCGTGGCGATACTCAAGGAGTTGCAACCAGCCATGGACATCATCTCGGGCGCCGTCAGCCGCGCCAAGGATTTCGACCCTTCCACCAGCTGCGCGGTGTTTCGCATCGGCCTGTCCGACGATGCCGAGTTCGGTTTGTTTCCGCCGTTGCTCAGTCAGCTGCGTGAAGAGGCGCCGGGGATTGTCGTGGTGGTGCGTCGTGCCAATTACCTGCTGATGTCGGCGTTGTTGGCCAGTGGCGAGATTTCGGTGGGGGTGAGTTACACCACGGAATTGCCGGCGAATGCCAAGCGCAAGAAGCTGCGGGATATTCCGTGCAAGGTGCTGCGGGGAGATGGTGGGGAGGCGCCGCTGACCCTGGATGATTATTGCGAGCGGCCCCATGCGATGGTGTCGTTTTCCGGGGATCTGAGCGGCAATATCGATCTGGATTTGGCGCGTATTGGCCGGGCGCGGCGGGTGGTGTTGGCGGTGCCGCAATTCAGTGGGTTGCGGGCGTTGCTGGCGGGGACGCAGATTATTGCGACCGTGCCGGATTATGCGGCGTGTGCGTTGACCGAGGGATCGGCGTTACGGGCGGAGGATCCGCCGTTTGCGATTGAGGCGGCGGAGTTGTCGATGGTGTGGAGTGGGGTGCATGACAATGATCCGGCGGAGCGGTGGTTGCGTGGGCGGATCGGCGAACACATGTCGCGAGTGCTGTAG
- the ycaC gene encoding isochorismate family cysteine hydrolase YcaC, whose product MASPRLNKDDAVVLLVDHQTGLISLVQDFSPNEFKNNVLALADVAKFFNLPTILTTSFESGPNGPLVPELKELFPDAPYIARPGQINAWDNEDFVKAVKATGRKQIIIAGVVTDVCVAFPTLCALEEGFEVFVVTDASGTFNETVQQAAWARMTAAGAQLVNWFAVACELQRDWRNDMEGLANLLSPRIPNYRNLMNSYSAFTK is encoded by the coding sequence ATGGCTAGCCCACGCTTGAACAAAGATGACGCGGTTGTACTGTTGGTCGATCACCAGACTGGCCTGATTTCCCTGGTCCAGGATTTCTCCCCCAACGAATTCAAGAACAACGTCCTGGCCCTGGCCGATGTGGCGAAGTTCTTCAACCTGCCGACTATCCTCACCACCAGCTTTGAAAGCGGCCCCAACGGCCCGCTGGTGCCGGAACTCAAGGAACTGTTCCCGGACGCGCCGTACATTGCCCGGCCTGGCCAGATCAACGCCTGGGACAACGAAGATTTCGTCAAGGCGGTGAAGGCGACCGGTCGCAAGCAGATCATCATTGCGGGCGTCGTGACCGACGTGTGCGTGGCGTTCCCGACCCTGTGCGCGCTGGAGGAAGGCTTTGAAGTGTTCGTGGTTACCGATGCCTCGGGCACCTTCAACGAAACCGTGCAACAGGCCGCCTGGGCGCGCATGACCGCTGCCGGTGCACAACTGGTCAACTGGTTCGCCGTGGCCTGCGAGCTGCAGCGCGACTGGCGCAACGACATGGAAGGCTTGGCCAACCTGCTGTCGCCGCGCATTCCCAACTACCGCAACCTGATGAACAGCTACTCGGCGTTCACCAAATAA
- a CDS encoding LysR family transcriptional regulator, with protein sequence MNPFEDMRLFCQVMESGSFTAAAEQLGLSKQFVSRRLIQLEDRLGVRLLNRSTRRLDVTPLGQSYYESALRLLGEVEQVEQGIAGQNSEPRGTIRLSAPLSFAMAHLGCLLPLFLQRHPQVAVEVDLSDRPVDLIGEGYDLVLRIGTLEDSTLIARRIASIPRVYCASPDYLALRGTPQKPEDLAAHDCLPYGHGRQVQWRFKGQVQALNVSGRMRVNNGDLLRDTAIAGLGVTYLPTFIVGDALKDGRLVSVLDEFAPEDLTLSAVYPQHRQSSRPVQALVEFLRERLASGC encoded by the coding sequence ATGAACCCCTTTGAAGACATGCGCCTGTTCTGCCAGGTCATGGAGTCCGGCAGCTTCACCGCCGCCGCCGAACAGCTCGGCCTGTCCAAGCAGTTCGTCAGCCGCCGCCTGATCCAGCTGGAAGACCGCCTCGGCGTGCGTCTGCTCAACCGTTCCACCCGCCGCCTGGATGTCACGCCCCTGGGCCAGAGTTACTACGAATCGGCCCTGCGCCTGCTCGGTGAAGTCGAGCAAGTGGAGCAGGGCATCGCCGGGCAGAACAGCGAACCGCGCGGCACCATTCGCCTCAGCGCGCCGTTGTCGTTTGCCATGGCCCACCTGGGTTGCCTGTTGCCGCTGTTTTTGCAGCGTCATCCGCAAGTGGCGGTGGAGGTCGATCTCAGCGACCGCCCCGTGGACCTGATCGGCGAAGGCTACGACCTGGTCTTGCGCATCGGCACCCTGGAAGACTCCACCCTGATTGCCCGCCGTATCGCCAGTATTCCCCGGGTGTACTGCGCCAGCCCCGACTACCTGGCGCTGCGCGGTACGCCGCAAAAACCGGAGGATCTCGCCGCGCACGACTGCCTGCCTTACGGCCATGGCCGCCAGGTGCAATGGCGCTTCAAGGGCCAGGTGCAGGCGCTGAATGTGAGCGGGCGCATGCGCGTGAACAACGGTGATCTGTTGCGCGACACCGCCATCGCCGGTCTGGGCGTGACCTATCTGCCGACCTTTATCGTCGGCGACGCGCTGAAGGACGGGCGCCTGGTCAGCGTATTGGACGAATTCGCCCCCGAAGACCTGACCCTGTCGGCGGTGTACCCGCAGCACCGGCAAAGCTCACGGCCGGTGCAGGCGCTGGTGGAGTTCTTGCGCGAGCGGCTGGCTAGCGGCTGTTGA
- a CDS encoding TonB-dependent receptor, whose protein sequence is MYKRTGLVGFTLTALALAMASERINAAEAATTEHVEVVGQAAAIDSALKEQRTADSIKSVVHADGVAQLPDENVAEAVQRLPGVSVERDQGEGRFVSVRGLGPDLNSVTINGTLVPAPESARRAVALDVLPSELVQSLSVIKTLTPDMDANSLGGTVDVQSLSAFDHKGLFYTGSSEASYDKNTHQTSPKFSGAASNRFSLGDGIDNFGVAAALSWQKRDFGSDNVETGGAWDFTDGAKLNEFEQRDYDISRERAGGGLNFDYKPDDLSSYYLRTLYSRYKDTETRNSTSIEFADPLAPGELGDAEGKRKLKNREETQEIQSYVFGGERMLGLWTLSGQAGYSQSSEDSPAHIAGATFDGGDFANSGFYDKDKPRPIIGSAFYDASNFTLDKVDWEKQNTKDTEKNLRLDLARDYDLSGYASQFKFGGKVSRRHKSNDLEAWVYKDFDELGFSDEQLNLTQFQKGTVDYRLGNYGPGISPSSIKQLIGGLNAADFYDETESRVNDFTIREDINAGYLMNTIDIDDWRFIAGLRYEGTEFEAKGTGATDGVFTATDTKRRYHHWLPGLHARYQIDKNTQVRAAWTKSVVRPTFGQLAPGFVIDDDEATFGNPDLKPLESSNLDLGIEHFMGRAGTVSAFVFYKDIKNFVYNTDLAGTGAWTNFSEAHTYANGDSAKLYGLELAYSQKFDWLPAPWNGLLVGANTTFSRSSADIEGFDSASGGNRKRNISLPNQSDTVGNLMLGWEDDKLSLRLSANYKSAYLYELASINDKAHDLHVDAQTFVDFSARYSLTKNLQVSFEAQNLTDESYFVYTGHRSYNGQYEEYGPTYKVGLTFTHF, encoded by the coding sequence ATGTACAAGCGCACCGGGCTCGTCGGCTTCACGCTTACCGCCTTGGCCCTGGCCATGGCCAGCGAGCGGATCAACGCGGCCGAAGCGGCCACCACCGAGCACGTCGAAGTGGTCGGCCAGGCCGCCGCGATCGATTCGGCGCTGAAAGAACAGCGCACCGCCGACAGCATCAAGAGCGTGGTGCACGCCGACGGCGTCGCCCAGTTGCCGGATGAAAACGTCGCCGAAGCGGTGCAGCGCCTGCCGGGTGTCAGCGTCGAGCGCGACCAGGGCGAAGGGCGCTTCGTCAGCGTGCGTGGCCTGGGCCCGGACCTCAACAGCGTGACCATCAACGGCACCCTCGTGCCCGCCCCGGAAAGCGCACGCCGCGCCGTGGCCCTCGATGTGCTGCCTTCGGAGCTGGTGCAGTCGCTGTCGGTGATCAAGACCCTCACCCCGGACATGGACGCCAACTCCCTCGGCGGCACCGTCGATGTGCAAAGCCTCTCGGCCTTCGACCACAAAGGCCTGTTCTACACCGGCAGCAGCGAAGCCAGCTACGACAAGAACACCCACCAGACCAGCCCCAAATTCTCCGGCGCCGCCAGCAACCGTTTCAGCCTCGGCGACGGCATCGACAACTTCGGCGTCGCCGCCGCACTCAGCTGGCAGAAGCGCGACTTCGGCTCGGACAACGTTGAAACCGGCGGCGCCTGGGACTTCACCGACGGCGCCAAGCTCAACGAATTCGAACAGCGCGACTACGACATCAGCCGCGAACGCGCCGGTGGCGGCCTGAACTTCGACTACAAGCCCGACGACCTCAGCAGCTATTACCTGCGCACCCTCTACAGCCGCTACAAGGACACCGAGACCCGCAACTCCACCAGCATCGAATTCGCCGACCCACTGGCACCGGGCGAACTGGGGGATGCCGAAGGCAAGCGCAAGCTGAAAAATCGCGAAGAGACCCAGGAAATCCAGTCCTACGTCTTTGGCGGCGAACGCATGCTCGGCCTGTGGACCTTGAGTGGCCAGGCCGGTTACAGCCAGTCCAGCGAAGACAGCCCGGCGCACATCGCCGGCGCGACCTTTGACGGCGGCGACTTCGCCAACAGCGGTTTCTACGACAAGGACAAACCGCGCCCGATCATCGGCAGCGCTTTCTACGACGCGAGCAACTTCACCCTCGACAAGGTCGACTGGGAAAAACAGAACACCAAGGACACCGAGAAAAACCTGCGCCTGGACCTGGCCCGCGACTATGACCTGAGCGGCTACGCCTCGCAGTTCAAGTTCGGCGGCAAGGTCAGCCGCCGGCACAAGAGCAACGACCTGGAAGCCTGGGTCTACAAGGATTTCGACGAGCTGGGTTTCAGCGACGAACAGCTTAACCTCACCCAGTTCCAGAAGGGCACGGTGGATTATCGCCTGGGCAACTACGGCCCCGGCATCAGCCCCAGCAGCATCAAGCAGTTGATCGGCGGCCTCAACGCGGCGGACTTCTATGACGAGACCGAATCGCGGGTCAACGACTTCACCATCCGCGAAGACATCAACGCCGGCTACCTGATGAACACCATCGACATCGACGACTGGCGCTTCATTGCCGGCCTGCGTTACGAAGGCACCGAGTTCGAAGCCAAGGGCACCGGCGCCACCGATGGCGTGTTCACCGCCACCGACACCAAGCGCCGCTACCACCACTGGCTGCCGGGCCTGCATGCGCGCTACCAGATCGACAAGAACACCCAGGTGCGCGCGGCCTGGACCAAATCCGTGGTGCGCCCGACCTTCGGCCAACTGGCGCCGGGTTTTGTGATCGACGATGACGAAGCTACCTTCGGCAACCCGGACCTCAAGCCGCTGGAATCGAGCAACCTGGACCTGGGCATCGAGCACTTCATGGGCCGCGCCGGCACCGTTTCGGCGTTCGTGTTCTACAAGGACATCAAGAACTTCGTCTACAACACCGACCTCGCCGGCACCGGCGCCTGGACCAACTTCTCCGAGGCCCACACCTACGCCAACGGCGACAGCGCCAAGCTGTATGGCCTGGAACTGGCCTACTCGCAGAAGTTCGATTGGCTGCCGGCACCGTGGAACGGTTTGCTGGTGGGTGCCAACACCACCTTCAGCCGCTCCAGCGCCGACATCGAAGGCTTTGACAGCGCCAGCGGCGGCAACCGCAAACGCAACATCAGCCTGCCGAACCAGTCGGACACGGTCGGCAACCTGATGCTCGGCTGGGAAGACGACAAGCTCAGCCTGCGCCTGTCGGCCAACTACAAGTCGGCCTACCTGTATGAGCTGGCGTCGATCAATGACAAGGCCCATGACCTGCATGTGGATGCGCAGACCTTTGTGGACTTCAGCGCGCGCTATTCGCTGACCAAGAACCTGCAAGTGAGCTTCGAGGCGCAGAACCTGACGGATGAGTCGTACTTCGTCTACACCGGCCATCGTAGCTACAACGGCCAGTACGAAGAGTACGGCCCGACCTACAAGGTCGGCCTGACCTTCACCCACTTCTAA
- a CDS encoding helix-turn-helix domain-containing protein, translated as MARLEHTAPRLSATGGLCARRERIAKQLILANLGESLAIAELAQACALSRSHFSRAFKCTTGLSPQEWIRQQRIQRAKELITGSALSLTQISLECGFCDQAHFCHMFTRSEGVNPMTWRNHQLRHRPQVIAA; from the coding sequence ATGGCCCGACTTGAGCACACTGCTCCCCGTTTATCCGCGACCGGCGGCCTGTGCGCCCGGCGTGAGCGGATTGCCAAACAATTGATCCTCGCCAACCTCGGTGAAAGCCTGGCGATTGCCGAACTGGCCCAGGCCTGCGCGCTGTCGCGCAGCCATTTTTCCCGGGCGTTCAAGTGCACCACCGGGCTGTCGCCGCAGGAATGGATTCGCCAACAGCGCATCCAGCGCGCCAAGGAGTTGATCACCGGTTCCGCCTTGAGCCTCACGCAGATCAGCCTGGAGTGTGGCTTTTGTGATCAGGCGCACTTTTGTCACATGTTCACCCGCAGCGAAGGCGTCAACCCGATGACCTGGCGAAATCACCAATTGCGTCACAGGCCGCAAGTGATTGCGGCCTAG